In the Desulfomicrobium apsheronum genome, TCCTGGCCTCCATGGTCGCGCCCGGATTCTGGTGGCTTCTGGCCGTGACCATGCTTTTTTCGTGGATGAGCCTGGTCGACGTGGTGCGGGCCGAGTTCCTGCGCGGCCGCAATCTCGAATATGTACGCGCGGCCAAGGCCCTGGGGCTGCCGGACCGGATCATCATGTTCCGCCACATTCTGCCCAACGCCATGATTGCGACAGTGACCTTCATGCCTTTTATCGTCAGCGGGTCCATCACCACGCTGACCTCCCTCGATTTTCTGGGTTTCGGCCTGCCGCCCGGTTCGCCGTCCCTGGGCGAGCTGCTGGCCCAGGGCAAGAACAACCTGCAGGCCCCCTGGCTCGGGCTGTCGGCCTTCATGGTCCTGGGCACGATTCTGAGCCTTTTGGTCTTTATCGGAGAAGGAGTGCGCGATGCCTTTGATCCACGCCACGGAAGCTAGCCGGATGTCGTCCTCCCCGGGATCCGAAGCGCAGGGCGAAGCCCTCCTGTCCATCCGTGACCTGAACGTGGATTTTTCCGTGGAGGGCCGGACCATCACGGCCGTGCAGGGTGCCTGCATGTCCGTGTATCCGGGAAAGACCTGCGCCCTGGTGGGCGAGAGCGGCTCCGGCAAATCCGTGACCGCCCTGTCGGTCCTGCGCCTGCTCCCGGCCCGGATCGCCCGCACGAGCGGTGAAATTCTCTTCGAAGGGCGCGATATGCTGCGTCTTGACGAAAAGTCCCTGCGCGAGGTGCGCGGCGGGCGCGTGGGCATGATCTTCCAGGAGCCCATGACCTCGCTCAATCCGCTGCACCCCATAGGGCGCCAGATCGCCGAGAACGTGATCCTGCACCAGCCCGGGGCCGATGCGCAAAAGCGCACTCTCGAACTGCTTGATCTGGTCGGCATCCCGGACGCGGCTTCGCGTCTTTCGAGCTTTCCGCACCAGCTTTCCGGTGGACAGCGCCAGCGGGTCATGATCGCCATGGCCCTGGCCAACGACCCGGTCCTGCTGATCGCCGACGAGCCGACCACCGCCCTGGACGTGACCATCCAGGCCCAGGTGCTGGACCTTCTGAAAGACCTGCAAAAACGCCTGAACATGGCCATCCTGCTCATCTCCCATGATCTGGGCGTGGTCCGTCACATGGCCGACGAGGTGCATGTCATGCGCGAGGGCAGGATCGTGGAGAGCGGGACGCGGGACGAAATCTTCCAGAATCCCGGTCACGCCTACACGAAAACCCTGTTGACCAGCACCCCGTCAGGCAGGCCGGGCCCCCTGGCCACGGACGCGCCGACCCTGATCGAGGCCCGGGGAGTGCGGGTCTGGTTTCCGCAGGGCAAGACGCTGCTTGGCCGTCCCATAAGTCACATCAAGGCCGTGACCGACGCGGAACTCTCCATTCGCCAGGGCGAATCCCTCGGCGTGGTCGGAGAGAGCGGATCGGGCAAGACCACCCTGGGCCTGGCCCTGCTGCGCTTGCAGTCTTGCCAGGGCGAGGTGGATTTCGACGGGCAAAGGATCTCGGACCTGCGTGAAGGTCAGATTCGCGCCATGCGTCGCAATTTTCAGATCGTGTTCCAGGATCCCTATGGCAGCCTCAGCCCGCGCATGACCGTCGGCCAGATCGTGGCCGAAGGGCTGGATGCGCACCGTCTGGCC is a window encoding:
- a CDS encoding ABC transporter ATP-binding protein; the encoded protein is MPLIHATEASRMSSSPGSEAQGEALLSIRDLNVDFSVEGRTITAVQGACMSVYPGKTCALVGESGSGKSVTALSVLRLLPARIARTSGEILFEGRDMLRLDEKSLREVRGGRVGMIFQEPMTSLNPLHPIGRQIAENVILHQPGADAQKRTLELLDLVGIPDAASRLSSFPHQLSGGQRQRVMIAMALANDPVLLIADEPTTALDVTIQAQVLDLLKDLQKRLNMAILLISHDLGVVRHMADEVHVMREGRIVESGTRDEIFQNPGHAYTKTLLTSTPSGRPGPLATDAPTLIEARGVRVWFPQGKTLLGRPISHIKAVTDAELSIRQGESLGVVGESGSGKTTLGLALLRLQSCQGEVDFDGQRISDLREGQIRAMRRNFQIVFQDPYGSLSPRMTVGQIVAEGLDAHRLAVGEERRERIAEILEAVDLDPEAMHRYPHEFSGGQRQRISIARALILRPKFVVLDEPTSALDRTVQFQIVELLRNLQDRFGLTYMFITHDLALVRALCHRIVIMKDGRIVEQGPTDTIFASPVQEYTRTLLAAALE